Proteins from one Monodelphis domestica isolate mMonDom1 chromosome 6, mMonDom1.pri, whole genome shotgun sequence genomic window:
- the LOC100028587 gene encoding olfactory receptor 14I1-like: MANFTIIMEFFLMEYSSIRELQVLHAMLFLLIYMAALMGNFLTITAIVIDPHLHSPMYFFLSNLSLLDIGCISVTVPKFIVNSLTHNQTISLLGCALQIFFFSFLAATEIALLVAMSYDRFVAICQPLHYGVIMTPARCIWVATSSWLTGCVYSAIHTGNMFRLPFSGSNVIHQFFCDVPHVLKVSCSEVRNTEYVLLAASSTIVLFCFGFLIISYTYIFSTVFKMPSVEGRYKALSTCSPQLIIFFLFVLAALVTVLGPLSDTSPIQNLLISMTYTILPPFMNPIIYSLRNTKIKTALCRIIKTLFFPRKN; encoded by the coding sequence ATGGCTAATTTCACCATCATCATGGAATTCTTCCTCATGGAATATTCCAGCATCAGGGAGCTACAAGTCTTACATGCTATGCTATTCCTGCTGATTTATATGGCAGCTCTGATGGGTAACTTTCTCACTATCACTGCCATTGTCATTGACCCACACCTTCACTCTccaatgtatttttttctgagtAACTTATCCTTGTTGGATATCGGCTGCATCTCAGTCACTGTTCCCAAATTCATTGTGAATTCTCTGACACATAATCAAACCATTTCTTTGCTTGGCTGTGCTCTTCAGATATTTTTCTTTAGCTTCCTTGCAGCAACAGAGATTGCTTTGCTTGTAGCCATGTCCTATGATCGCTTTGTGGCAATCTGTCAGCCCCTGCACTATGGGGTAATCATGACACCAGCCCGATGCATTTGGGTAGCAACCAGTTCATGGCTCACTGGGTGTGTCTATTCAGCTATACATACAGGGAACATGTTCCGCTTACCTTTCTCAGGATCCAATGTGATCCATCAGTTTTTTTGTGATGTCCCTCATGTCTTGAAGGTTTCATGCTCTGAGGTTCGTAATACTGAGTATGTGCTCCTTGCTGCTAGTTCAACTATAGTATTATTCTGCTTTGGTTTTTTAATTATATCCTATACTTACATCTTCTCCACTGTATTTAAAATGCCCTCTGTGGAAGGACGCTACAAAGCTTTGTCCACCTGTTCTCCTCAGTTGATTATCTTCTTCTTATTTGTCCTTGCTGCCTTGGTCACAGTTCTAGGTCCCCTCTCAGATACATCCCCAATCCAGAATCTTCTGATTTCTATGACTTATACAATATTGCCTCCATTCATGAACCCCATAATCTATAGTCTgagaaacacaaaaatcaagactGCACTGTGCAGGATTATCAAAACATTGTTTTTCCCCAGAAAAAATTGA